The Streptomyces sp. NBC_00440 genome contains a region encoding:
- a CDS encoding MFS transporter — protein sequence MPTRNTGTTTTEAEVATDVVALRRNVAAGAIGVFVHWFDWAAYAYLAGTVATVFFPAEDSTTGLLAVFGVFAVSFGVRPIGAMVFGPLGDRIGRKRTLSLVIFMMSGATLTIGLLPGYATIGVAAPVLLLVLRLIQGFAAGGEFGSAASFLAESAPRRRRGFGVSWLEVGSLLGFLAGSFVFLLLSSGLDDSQLTSWGWRIPFLIAAPLGVIGFIIRNKIEDTPEYRALEANDTVPRSPVRELLRTEKRQLLQAAGLMTAMHVPFYIVLTYLVTYETDHLGQSSDNAALLSTAISLLGLLFVPLFGLLSDRVGRKPVFVGATVALLVLAVPAFLLMRTGLVGTWVAGLVLGVILAAILGTYAVWSAEIFPTRTRQSGLSIAYNITAALFAGTVPYLMTVLISATGSTLLPGFYLMVFAVGGLVAALSLRETAGSAMLRPEDVPDPAPEDVPVPAAERS from the coding sequence ATGCCCACACGTAACACCGGCACCACGACGACCGAGGCCGAGGTGGCCACCGATGTGGTCGCACTGCGCAGGAACGTCGCCGCGGGAGCCATCGGTGTGTTCGTGCACTGGTTCGACTGGGCTGCCTACGCCTACCTCGCCGGCACCGTCGCCACCGTGTTCTTCCCGGCAGAGGACAGCACCACCGGGCTGCTCGCCGTGTTCGGCGTGTTCGCGGTGTCGTTCGGCGTCCGGCCGATCGGCGCCATGGTCTTCGGGCCGCTCGGCGACAGGATCGGCCGCAAGCGCACCTTGTCACTGGTCATCTTCATGATGTCCGGCGCGACCCTGACGATCGGTCTGCTGCCCGGTTACGCGACGATCGGGGTCGCCGCCCCGGTGCTCCTGCTGGTCCTGCGCCTCATACAGGGCTTCGCCGCGGGCGGCGAGTTCGGCAGCGCGGCGAGCTTCCTGGCCGAGAGCGCCCCGCGGCGGCGCCGCGGATTCGGGGTCAGCTGGCTGGAGGTCGGCTCCCTGCTGGGCTTCCTTGCCGGATCGTTCGTCTTCCTGCTGCTCTCCTCGGGGCTCGACGACAGCCAGCTGACGTCCTGGGGCTGGCGCATCCCCTTCCTCATCGCCGCGCCCCTGGGCGTCATCGGCTTCATCATCCGCAACAAGATCGAGGACACCCCCGAGTACCGGGCACTCGAAGCCAACGACACCGTCCCGCGCAGCCCCGTACGAGAACTGCTCCGCACCGAGAAGCGGCAACTGCTCCAGGCGGCAGGCCTCATGACCGCCATGCACGTGCCCTTCTACATCGTGCTGACCTATCTGGTGACGTACGAGACCGACCACCTGGGGCAGTCGTCCGACAACGCGGCCCTGCTGTCCACGGCGATCTCGCTGTTGGGGCTGTTGTTCGTTCCGCTGTTCGGCCTGCTGTCCGACCGGGTGGGACGTAAACCGGTCTTCGTCGGAGCGACGGTGGCCCTGCTGGTCCTCGCCGTCCCCGCGTTCCTGCTGATGCGGACCGGGCTCGTCGGAACCTGGGTGGCGGGTCTCGTGCTCGGCGTGATCCTCGCGGCGATCCTCGGCACCTACGCGGTGTGGTCGGCGGAGATCTTCCCCACCCGCACCCGCCAGAGCGGCCTGTCCATCGCGTACAACATCACCGCCGCGCTCTTCGCCGGCACGGTGCCCTATCTGATGACCGTGCTCATCTCCGCGACCGGCAGCACCCTGCTGCCCGGCTTCTACCTGATGGTGTTCGCCGTGGGCGGCCTCGTCGCCGCGCTGTCCCTCCGGGAGACAGCAGGCTCCGCCATGCTGCGCCCCGAGGACGTGCCCGACCCGGCACCCGAGGACGTGCCCGTGCCGGCCGCCGAGCGCTCCTAG
- a CDS encoding M20 family metallopeptidase has translation MGALKAAARREIDRQADELVGLSERLHADPETAWEEHRAAAAVPELLDRAGFEVTSSYLGLETAFLARFGSGPTRIALCAEYDALPGLGHACGHNLIAASSVGAALGLAAVADEAGLTVEVYGTPAEEGGGGKIEMLDRGAFAGVDLAMMAHPAPVDVAEARPFAVTHSKIAYTGKSAHAAAYPEAGVNAADAFTVAQVAIGLLRQQLPPSARVHGVVTHAGDAPNAIPDRTTGRWYVRAETLAELAELEPRVMRAFEAGALATGCELEIEPESKPYAEFRTDETALGHYRANALALGREFAPPGQAARMNRASTDMGNVSQVVPAIHPYIGIGSLPATNHQHEFAAFCVGGKAQRALLDAAIALAWTGLDRSGAAGGTRS, from the coding sequence ATGGGCGCGCTGAAAGCGGCCGCCCGGCGCGAGATCGACCGCCAGGCCGACGAGCTGGTCGGCCTCTCCGAGCGGCTGCACGCCGACCCGGAGACGGCCTGGGAGGAGCACCGGGCCGCCGCAGCCGTGCCGGAACTGCTGGACCGCGCCGGATTCGAGGTCACCTCGTCCTACCTGGGCCTGGAGACGGCGTTCCTGGCCCGGTTCGGCAGCGGGCCCACCAGGATCGCGCTGTGCGCCGAGTACGACGCGCTGCCCGGCCTCGGCCACGCCTGCGGGCACAACCTCATCGCGGCGAGCTCCGTCGGGGCCGCACTCGGCCTGGCCGCCGTCGCCGACGAAGCAGGCCTCACCGTGGAGGTCTACGGCACCCCCGCCGAAGAAGGCGGCGGCGGCAAGATCGAGATGCTCGACCGGGGAGCCTTCGCCGGAGTGGACCTCGCCATGATGGCGCACCCGGCGCCGGTCGACGTCGCCGAGGCCCGCCCGTTCGCGGTCACCCACTCCAAGATCGCCTACACCGGGAAGTCCGCCCACGCCGCGGCCTATCCCGAGGCCGGGGTCAACGCGGCTGACGCCTTCACCGTGGCCCAGGTCGCGATCGGGCTGCTCCGGCAGCAACTGCCGCCATCGGCCCGCGTGCACGGCGTGGTGACCCACGCGGGGGACGCGCCGAACGCCATCCCGGACCGGACCACCGGCCGGTGGTACGTACGGGCGGAGACGCTCGCCGAACTGGCCGAGCTGGAACCACGCGTCATGCGGGCCTTCGAAGCGGGCGCCCTCGCGACCGGCTGCGAGCTGGAGATCGAACCGGAGAGCAAGCCGTACGCGGAGTTCCGCACGGACGAGACCGCTCTCGGGCACTACCGGGCGAACGCCCTCGCGCTGGGACGGGAGTTCGCGCCGCCCGGCCAGGCGGCACGGATGAACCGCGCCTCCACCGACATGGGCAACGTGTCGCAGGTGGTGCCGGCCATCCACCCCTACATCGGCATCGGATCGCTGCCGGCCACCAACCATCAGCACGAGTTCGCTGCGTTCTGCGTGGGCGGAAAGGCCCAGCGGGCTCTGCTCGACGCGGCGATCGCGCTGGCCTGGACCGGCCTGGACCGAAGCGGGGCGGCCGGGGGAACGAGGTCATGA
- a CDS encoding DUF1028 domain-containing protein, producing the protein MTFSLVVRDGERFGIAVSSSSPAVAARVAHLAPGVGAAASQNVTDPTLGTSLLAGLAEHGDGQRALADVTGAARNAKTIGYRQLTVLGRSGPGFAYSGPGTLGTHASATADGAVAAGNMLSGEHIPQVLLDAYTAATGELEERLIAALRAAVAAGGEEGPVHSAGLAVVADVDWRVTDLRVDWADDPVDRLAELLDVWLPQRDDYVRRGLDPQAAPSYGVLGDL; encoded by the coding sequence ATGACTTTCTCCCTGGTGGTCCGTGACGGCGAGCGGTTCGGTATCGCGGTCAGCTCGTCGAGCCCGGCGGTTGCGGCCCGCGTCGCCCATCTCGCACCCGGTGTCGGCGCGGCGGCGTCGCAGAACGTCACCGATCCCACCCTCGGCACGAGCCTGCTGGCCGGGCTCGCGGAACACGGCGACGGACAGCGCGCCCTGGCCGACGTCACCGGTGCGGCGCGGAACGCGAAGACCATCGGCTACCGGCAGTTGACGGTGCTCGGCCGCTCCGGCCCCGGATTCGCGTACAGCGGCCCGGGGACGCTGGGCACGCACGCGTCGGCCACCGCGGACGGTGCGGTCGCGGCGGGCAACATGCTGTCGGGCGAACACATCCCGCAGGTGCTCCTCGACGCGTACACGGCGGCCACCGGCGAGCTGGAAGAGCGTCTGATCGCCGCCCTGCGTGCCGCCGTGGCGGCCGGCGGGGAGGAAGGGCCGGTGCACTCCGCCGGCCTGGCGGTCGTCGCGGACGTGGACTGGCGGGTCACCGACCTGCGCGTGGACTGGGCCGACGACCCCGTCGACCGGCTGGCCGAACTCCTCGACGTCTGGCTGCCGCAGCGCGACGACTACGTACGGCGCGGACTCGACCCGCAGGCCGCGCCCTCGTACGGCGTCCTGGGCGATCTGTGA
- a CDS encoding RidA family protein — MTSTSNGRPARGPITAGGHTRIRPFNTRDTYPEQNLDNDLCQAVVAGNTVYVRGQIGQDLDTSESVGIGDAGAQAEQAMANIKMLLEEAGSRMEHLVKLTIYLIDPRYREAVYRTVGRWTKGVHPISTGIVVSALARAEWLCEIDAVAVIPEGERS; from the coding sequence ATGACCTCCACGAGCAACGGCCGCCCGGCGAGGGGCCCGATCACCGCGGGCGGGCACACCCGGATCAGGCCGTTCAACACCCGCGACACCTATCCCGAGCAGAACCTCGACAACGACCTCTGTCAGGCCGTCGTGGCCGGCAACACCGTCTACGTCCGGGGCCAGATCGGTCAGGACCTCGATACCAGCGAGTCGGTCGGAATCGGTGACGCCGGGGCCCAGGCCGAGCAGGCGATGGCCAACATCAAGATGCTGCTCGAAGAAGCGGGCAGCCGCATGGAGCACCTCGTCAAACTGACGATCTATCTGATCGACCCGCGCTACCGCGAGGCCGTATACCGCACGGTGGGCCGCTGGACCAAGGGCGTGCACCCGATCTCCACCGGCATCGTGGTGTCCGCTCTGGCCCGTGCGGAGTGGCTGTGCGAGATCGACGCCGTCGCGGTGATCCCGGAGGGGGAGCGGTCATGA
- a CDS encoding flavin-containing monooxygenase, protein MRLWTRRRPAAACRPGVPEVSESINQIACNGNICWTEFPARPRISRAVAQSTRHRDELPPEWRLKVPSEETEVVIVGAGQAGVAMSEHLGACGVPHIVLERHRIAERWRSERWDSLVANGPAWHDRFPGLEFADVDPDGFASKGQVADYFAAYAEKIGAPVRCGVEVTSVRKHAGRPGFRVETSDGTIDARFVVAATGPFQRPVIPPIVPDGAVPVQIHSSGYRNPEQLPEGAVLVVGAGSSGVQIADELRRSGRQVFLSVGPHDRPPREYRGRDFCWWLGVLGLWDAETPPQGAAHVTIAVSGARGGHTVDFRALAGTGIQLVGMTASCDDGVLRFAPDLATNIALGDAKYLALLQAADAYVERNGLDLPEEPEAHVLGPDPECVTDPLPELDLAGAGVTSIVWATGFATDYSWLDVDAFDENGRPDQRRGVSSEPGVYFVGLPWLSRRGSSFIWGVWHDARYIADHITTQRGYLAYSTTDRPGAVPATRQN, encoded by the coding sequence TCCTGAGGTTTCTGAATCTATAAATCAGATCGCCTGCAACGGAAACATCTGTTGGACAGAATTTCCGGCACGCCCCAGGATTTCCCGTGCGGTAGCGCAGTCAACGCGACACAGGGATGAACTACCGCCTGAGTGGAGGCTGAAAGTGCCAAGTGAAGAGACCGAAGTAGTCATCGTCGGGGCGGGCCAGGCGGGCGTGGCGATGAGCGAGCACCTGGGAGCCTGCGGCGTACCGCACATCGTCCTGGAGCGGCACCGTATCGCCGAGCGGTGGCGCTCGGAGCGGTGGGATTCCCTGGTCGCGAACGGGCCCGCGTGGCACGACCGGTTCCCGGGGCTGGAGTTCGCCGACGTCGACCCCGACGGCTTCGCGTCGAAGGGACAGGTCGCGGACTACTTCGCCGCGTACGCCGAGAAGATCGGTGCCCCGGTCCGGTGCGGTGTCGAGGTGACCTCGGTGCGCAAGCACGCCGGCCGGCCCGGCTTCCGGGTCGAGACGTCGGACGGCACCATCGACGCGCGCTTCGTCGTGGCTGCGACCGGACCCTTCCAGCGGCCCGTGATCCCGCCCATCGTCCCGGACGGCGCCGTCCCCGTGCAGATCCACTCCAGCGGGTACCGCAATCCGGAGCAACTGCCCGAGGGCGCGGTCCTCGTGGTCGGGGCGGGCTCATCCGGGGTGCAGATCGCCGACGAACTCCGCCGGTCGGGGCGCCAGGTCTTCCTCTCCGTCGGCCCGCACGACCGTCCTCCCCGCGAGTACCGCGGACGTGACTTCTGCTGGTGGCTCGGTGTGCTCGGGCTCTGGGACGCGGAGACGCCTCCGCAGGGTGCCGCACATGTCACCATCGCGGTCAGCGGCGCCCGGGGCGGCCACACCGTGGACTTCCGTGCCCTGGCCGGCACCGGCATCCAGCTCGTCGGCATGACCGCGTCCTGCGACGACGGCGTACTGCGCTTCGCGCCGGACCTCGCCACGAACATAGCCCTCGGCGACGCCAAGTACCTCGCACTGCTTCAGGCGGCCGACGCGTACGTCGAGCGCAATGGGCTCGACCTCCCCGAGGAGCCGGAGGCCCATGTCCTCGGCCCGGACCCGGAATGCGTGACCGACCCGCTCCCGGAGCTCGACCTGGCCGGGGCCGGCGTCACCTCGATCGTCTGGGCGACGGGCTTTGCCACCGACTACAGCTGGCTCGACGTCGACGCTTTCGACGAGAACGGCCGGCCGGACCAGCGACGAGGAGTGTCCTCCGAACCCGGCGTCTACTTCGTGGGCCTGCCCTGGCTGTCCCGCCGCGGGTCGAGCTTCATCTGGGGTGTCTGGCACGACGCCAGGTACATCGCCGACCACATCACGACCCAGCGGGGCTACCTCGCGTACAGCACCACCGACCGGCCCGGCGCCGTGCCGGCGACCCGGCAGAACTGA